Proteins from a genomic interval of Sugiyamaella lignohabitans strain CBS 10342 chromosome C, complete sequence:
- the PMT1 gene encoding dolichyl-phosphate-mannose-protein mannosyltransferase PMT1 yields MDVHPPLAKMLYAVVGWFAGYDGEFEFSDIGVEYTTSENYVPYIAMRTFPAVLGVLTIMLSYSTLRASGVKPLIALFGSALMTFDNALATQSRYILLDSPLVFFIAITAYGFKKFENEVPFTKDWYRYLFLTGLGLGATVSSKWVGLFTIGWVGALTLYQLWWLLGDLNVSYKKFLAHFGARVVFLIIVPIVFYVGMFALHFICLSNTGDGASFMSPEFQSTLQHTNLAHDIPADVAFGSEIALRHWNTQGGYLHSHDHMYATGSKQQQVTLYPHKDHNNAWVLENATALEEYETDAHGNITATNYLKPPVFIKDGAIVKLRHKSTFRRLHSHDVRPPVSEQEHHNEVSAYGYEGFDGDANDNFRVEILEKYSEPGVARERVRTLQTKFRLVHTMTGCHLFSHAVKLPKWAFEQQEVTCIKGGTLPNTIWYVEDNVNAELGPDAELVSYRKPSFFEKFIELNKVMWKVNAGLTDTHAWQSRPESWPLMQRGINFWVKDYRQVYLIGNGVTWWTLSLLVVLYVSYKAFWVLSWQRNVIQFYNDPDYALYDSNVGSYLLGWAFHYFPSFLMDRQLFLHHYLGSVFFGILALAQAWQFLTTRLIRNKLVGHALTVIFFSGALAWYIWYSPLIYGLPWTKDLCNQSKFFDMDFSCDSFHGTYAEYDIITRKRSVHYNEKSSSSSPEVAESVAAPEEAAAQNVEPVAQPNESSGIIEQPEYKEYDYDVENPSPVENPIPSETAEDEDNLRESSNDGEGVSEFEAAKSEAPSEFETTPAPVIKESPVSFTRTLKKITYRDEDGNPIDRAAAEKLIEKYKKGAVSPAPAAPAAGSPAPEPESSEPAAEPAAEPVPEPVPEPEPVEPAVEEAVVPEDVPDNVPEEETGAAEV; encoded by the coding sequence ATGGATGTACATCCTCCTCTGGCCAAAATGCTGTATGCAGTTGTTGGCTGGTTCGCCGGTTATGATGGCGAGTTCGAATTTTCTGATATCGGTGTTGAATATACCACTTCGGAAAACTATGTTCCTTATATTGCCATGAGAACATTCCCAGCAGTTCTCGGTGTTCTTACTATTATGTTATCGTACTCGACTCTGCGTGCTAGTGGTGTTAAGCCTTTGATTGCTTTATTTGGTAGTGCTCTTATGACTTTTGATAATGCCCTGGCTACTCAGTCTAGATACATTCTTTTGGATTCTCctcttgttttcttcattGCTATTACTGCTTATGGATTCAAGAAGTTCGAGAATGAGGTGCCTTTTACCAAGGATTGGTATAGATACTTGTTTTTGACTGGTCTTGGTTTGGGTGCTACTGTCAGTTCTAAATGGGTCGGTTTGTTCACTATTGGATGGGTCGGTGCTTTGACTTTGTACCAATTATGGTGGTTATTAGGCGACTTGAATGTCAGTTATAAAAAGTTCTTGGCTCATTTCGGCGCTCGCGTGGTGTTTTTGATTATTGTTCCTATTGTATTCTATGTTGGCATGTTTGCCCTGCACTTTATCTGTTTGTCTAATACTGGAGATGGTGCTAGTTTCATGTCTCCCGAATTCCAATCCACTTTACAACATACTAACTTGGCTCATGATATTCCTGCTGATGTGGCTTTTGGCAGTGAGATTGCTCTTCGTCATTGGAATACTCAAGGCGGTTATTTACACTCGCATGACCACATGTATGCTACTGGATCCAAGCAACAACAGGTTACTTTATATCCTCACAAGGATCATAATAACGCCTGGGTTCTTGAAAATGCTACTGCTTTAGAGGAGTATGAGACTGATGCTCATGGAAACATTACTGCTACTAATTACTTGAAACCCCCTGTGTTTATTAAAGACGGTGCTATTGTTAAGCTTCGTCACAAGTCGACTTTCCGTAGACTGCATTCTCACGATGTTCGACCTCCTGTGTCTGAACAAGAACATCATAATGAGGTGTCTGCTTATGGATATGAGGGTTTTGATGGTGATGCTAATGATAACTTTAGAGTCGAGATTCTCGAAAAGTACAGTGAGCCTGGTGTGGCCAGAGAACGGGTTCGTACCTTGCAAACCAAGTTCAGACTTGTTCATACTATGACTGGATGTCATTTGTTCTCGCACGCTGTTAAGCTTCCTAAGTGGGCTTTTGAACAACAGGAGGTCACCTGTATCAAGGGAGGTACTTTGCCCAACACCATTTGGTATGTGGAGGATAATGTGAACGCTGAGTTGGGTCCTGATGCCGAGCTTGTCAGCTATAGAAAACCTTCGTTTTTCGAAAAGTTTATCGAATTGAACAAAGTCATGTGGAAGGTTAATGCTGGTCTTACTGATACCCATGCCTGGCAATCTCGTCCTGAATCCTGGCCTTTGATGCAAAGAGGTATCAACTTCTGGGTCAAGGACTACCGTCAAGTTTATCTTATTGGAAACGGAGTCACTTGGTGGACTCTCAGTTTGTTGGTTGTGCTGTATGTTTCTTACAAGGCATTCTGGGTTCTCAGCTGGCAACGAAATGTAATTCAATTCTACAATGATCCTGACTATGCTTTGTACGATTCGAATGTTGGTAGTTATTTGCTTGGTTGGGCGTTCCACTATTTCCCATCGTTCCTCATGGACCGTCAATTGTTCCTGCACCACTATCTTGGCTCAGTATTTTTCGGAATCCTCGCACTTGCTCAGGCATGGCAGTTCCTTACCACCCGTCTTATTCGCAACAAACTTGTTGGACATGCTCTTAcagtcattttcttctctggTGCTTTAGCGTGGTACATCTGGTATTCCCCCCTGATCTACGGCTTGCCCTGGACTAAGGATCTCTGTAACCAATCCAAGTTCTTTGACATGGACTTTAGTTGTGACAGTTTCCACGGTACCTATGCTGAATACGATATCATCACCCGTAAGCGAAGTGTTCACTACAACGAGaagtcgtcttcttcgagcCCTGAGGTTGCTGAGTCTGTTGCTGCTCccgaagaagctgctgctcaaaacGTCGAGCCTGTTGCACAACCCAACGAATCATCTGGTATCATTGAGCAACCCGAGTACAAAGAATACGACTACGATGTCGAGAACCCCAGTCCTGTGGAGAATCCCATTCCCAGTGAGACtgctgaagacgaagacaaCTTAAGAGAGTCGTCTAACGACGGTGAAGGAGTCTCCGAGTTCGAAGCCGCCAAATCTGAAGCACCCTCTGAATTTGAGACCACTCCAGCCCCAGTAATCAAAGAGTCTCCTGTCAGTTTCACCCGAACCCTCAAAAAGATCACCTACCGCGACGAAGACGGAAACCCCATTGACCGGGCGGCTGCCGAAAAGCTCATTGAAAAGTACAAAAAGGGTGCCGTTTCCCCCGCTCCTGccgctcctgctgctggatctcCAGCTCCCGAGCCAGAATCCTCTGAACCAGCTGCCGAGCCAGCTGCCGAGCCCGTTCCGGAACCTGTTCCCGAACCTGAGCCGGTCGAGCCTGCCGTCGAGGAAGCAGTCGTCCCCGAAGACGTCCCCGATAACGtcccagaagaagagaccGGTGCTGCTGAGGTCTAA
- the HOL1 gene encoding Hol1p (Putative transporter in the major facilitator superfamily; member of the 12-spanner drug:H(+) antiporter DHA1 family; mutations in membrane-spanning domains permit cation and histidinol uptake; GO_component: GO:0016021 - integral component of membrane [Evidence IEA,IEA]; GO_component: GO:0016021 - integral component of membrane [Evidence ISM] [PMID 12192589]; GO_component: GO:0016020 - membrane [Evidence IEA,IEA]; GO_component: GO:0005739 - mitochondrion [Evidence IDA] [PMID 14576278]; GO_component: GO:0005739 - mitochondrion [Evidence IDA] [PMID 16823961]; GO_component: GO:0005886 - plasma membrane [Evidence ISS] [PMID 8955402]; GO_function: GO:0015665 - alcohol transmembrane transporter activity [Evidence IMP] [PMID 2405251]; GO_function: GO:0022890 - inorganic cation transmembrane transporter activity [Evidence IMP] [PMID 8955402]; GO_process: GO:0006812 - cation transport [Evidence IMP] [PMID 8955402]; GO_process: GO:0015850 - organic hydroxy compound transport [Evidence IMP] [PMID 2405251]; GO_process: GO:0055085 - transmembrane transport [Evidence IEA]; GO_process: GO:0006810 - transport [Evidence IEA]): MGLLYFPRNDTHLDDGTEIPGTVKLVDVDHNLDVQHQGEKDVILVPQPTNSPDDPLNWTPFRKIITLIWPCYYTFMVAVLAAVPAISYPEMVTDLGIPLGNLVSGTGYLFLFFGLGCLFWQPIALNFGRRPVYIYTLLIGGIACPLWLNHVSSSGEYYANRIICGFFLSSVESLGEVVVGDLYFTHQRGMGINIYMMSLLSGTFLGPLAGSFITGSMTWKWLNNFLAIFCGMGVILSYIFMEETMFFRPAAAEDILSRAGVVHHAEEQEADMSTTSSSNGNEKNVASTVQLNSGAGSIEELAPPARKTYFQRYPILFYRSPGQPNLFFQSVIRPLQIFVYFLPVAWSGLVVSLALAWWSVAGGTIAAILAEPPYNFGSSALGLVYISPLVSSIICGYIGGPLSDRFCLWMARHNNGVREPEFRFYIGILALILTPAGLWMYGIGAAHQAPWPVIVIGYGFSTVGSTLGQSLPYTYIMDCYPRIGGDSMVTVILVRNIIGGFAFAYAITPWIATDGYQTTFIILGLLSIFFWLTCIPIIIFGKSLRRKTAQRYHQYAQTSSH; this comes from the coding sequence ATGGGTCTGTTATATTTTCCTCGGAACGACACTCATCTTGATGATGGTACTGAGATCCCTGGTACTGTTAAATTGGTAGATGTTGACCATAATTTGGATGTCCAGCATCAGGGCGAGAAAGATGTCATTCTAGTGCCCCAGCCTACTAATAGTCCTGATGATCCTTTGAATTGGACTCCTTTTAGAAAGATCATTACTCTTATCTGGCCATGCTACTATACATTTATGGTAGCAGTTCTGGCGGCTGTTCCTGCTATTTCATACCCAGAAATGGTGACAGATTTAGGAATCCCTCTTGGAAATCTTGTATCAGGTACTGGCTAccttttcttgttctttggTCTTGGTTGTCTTTTCTGGCAACCAATTGCATTGAACTTCGGCCGTCGTCCTGTATATATCTACACTCTGTTAATAGGGGGTATTGCCTGTCCACTGTGGCTCAATCATGTGTCCAGTTCAGGTGAATACTATGCGAACCGTATTATCTGTGGATTCTTTCTGTCTTCTGTTGAATCTCTCGGTGAAGTCGTGGTGGGTGATCTGTATTTCACCCATCAAAGAGGTATGGGCATTAACATCTACATGATGTCTCTTCTCAGTGGAACGTTTCTTGGACCACTGGCTGGTTCTTTCATCACTGGAAGCATGACCTGGAAATGGCTGAACAATTTCCTGGCTATTTTCTGCGGCATGGGTGTCATTCTGTCATACATCTTCATGGAAGAGACGATGTTTTTCCgacctgctgctgcagaaGATATCCTGTCCCGTGCTGGTGTAGTTCACCATGctgaagaacaagaagcaGACATGTCTACTACCAGCTCGTCCAATGGCAACGAGAAGAATGTCGCCAGCACCGTGCAACTCAACTCAGGAGCTGGTTCAATTGAGGAGCTTGCACCTCCTGCCCGTAAGACATACTTCCAGAGATATCCCATCCTCTTCTACCGATCACCAGGCCAGCCAAATCTGTTCTTCCAGTCTGTCATTCGACCTCTACAAATCTTTGTATACTTTCTCCCTGTTGCCTGGAGCGGATTAGTAGTGTCGCTAGCACTTGCGTGGTGGTCAGTAGCCGGTGGTACCATCGCAGCTATTCTAGCAGAACCTCCTTACAATTTTGGATCCAGTGCTCTTGGACTCGTTTACATCTCCCCTCTGGTCTCATCGATCATCTGTGGATACATTGGAGGACCACTTTCCGACCGGTTCTGTCTCTGGATGGCCCGACATAACAACGGAGTTCGTGAGCCTGAGTTCCGATTCTACATTGGAATCTTAGCACTGATCTTGACGCCTGCTGGATTATGGATGTACGGAATCGGTGCCGCTCACCAAGCCCCCTGGCCCGTCATTGTCATTGGATACGGATTTTCCACTGTCGGTTCTACACTCGGACAATCACTGCCGTACACATATATCATGGACTGTTACCCACGCATTGGCGGCGATTCCATGGTCACCGTCATTCTCGTGCGAAACATCATCGGCGGCTTCGCATTCGCATACGCCATCACCCCCTGGATTGCGACCGACGGCTACCAAACGAccttcatcatcctcgGCCTGCTCAGCATCTTTTTCTGGCTCACTTGTATCcccatcatcatcttcggcAAATCTCTCCGCCGCAAAACTGCCCAACGCTACCACCAGTACGCACAAACGTCCTCTCACTAG
- the MNN10 gene encoding Mnn10p (Subunit of a Golgi mannosyltransferase complex; complex mediates elongation of the polysaccharide mannan backbone; membrane protein of the mannosyltransferase family; other members of the complex are Anp1p, Mnn9p, Mnn11p, and Hoc1p; GO_component: GO:0005794 - Golgi apparatus [Evidence IEA,IEA]; GO_component: GO:0000136 - alpha-1,6-mannosyltransferase complex [Evidence IDA] [PMID 10037752]; GO_component: GO:0005783 - endoplasmic reticulum [Evidence IEA]; GO_component: GO:0005789 - endoplasmic reticulum membrane [Evidence IEA]; GO_component: GO:0016021 - integral component of membrane [Evidence IEA,IEA]; GO_component: GO:0016020 - membrane [Evidence IEA]; GO_function: GO:0000009 - alpha-1,6-mannosyltransferase activity [Evidence IDA] [PMID 10037752]; GO_function: GO:0016740 - transferase activity [Evidence IEA]; GO_function: GO:0016757 - transferase activity, transferring glycosyl groups [Evidence IEA]; GO_function: GO:0016758 - transferase activity, transferring hexosyl groups [Evidence IEA]; GO_process: GO:0000917 - barrier septum assembly [Evidence IMP] [PMID 16034811]; GO_process: GO:0000032 - cell wall mannoprotein biosynthetic process [Evidence IMP] [PMID 10037752]; GO_process: GO:0006487 - protein N-linked glycosylation [Evidence IMP] [PMID 23210626]; GO_process: GO:0006487 - protein N-linked glycosylation [Evidence IMP] [PMID 8991513]) — protein MRLPQAAFLACASFAILATIWYMATFSTVDATKWKLPSSVGNSKPNKVKIQKTATAPVDPILLPPKTKTLAKVPIPTTTTEVLTDTEMQIERLQEALRSKDKKIADSVQQLKDKDRLYNEEQEKKDKEVAAKLDALKKAQASLNDQKEKVQKEKEEERKKKEEEERKKKELEEEKKKKEEEEKKKEEEDRKSLTDAYYIIRDRMLLEEHKLLEPIEIPDEERHNHYDKDNKLMPNGKKILLLSAFDGAGSTDNDLTDLFMSNREEYANYHGYTHLFVNTTKYKKNDKLKRPAVWFKLPAIKEAFEKFPEVEWIWWVDTDIIIMNEEIDLAAHVLNPYVLSNRLTYERPVNDLGDHFSGSLYPARDHVDVDNIDIIFTQDHLGINAGSFFIKRSWFAEFVLDMWGDKFLIESKFPREEQDAFIYLFTNHKTVFHHTGLVPQRMMNAYHGYYLHTANWQEGDLCIHFAGHNKGLGFEKNFAHYWGLRKRVPKEFQINVPEEEAKLKVIADKAQKEKEEQERQKKEKEEQEKKEKEEKEKQEKEEKEKNGKQ, from the coding sequence ATGCGGTTACCCCAAGCAGCATTCCTGGCATGTGCCAGTTTCGCAATTCTGGCCACTATCTGGTACATGGCTACTTTCTCGACAGTAGACGCTACAAAATGGAAATTACCGTCTAGTGTTGGTAATTCCAAGCCAAACAAGGtgaaaatccaaaaaacgGCTACCGCTCCAGTAGACCCTATTCTGCTGCCTCCTAAGACCAAGACCCTTGCCAAGGTGCCAAtacccaccaccaccactgagGTTCTTACTGATACAGAAATGCAAATTGAGAGACTTCAAGAGGCACTTCGATCAAAGGATAAGAAGATTGCCGACAGTGTGCAACAACTGAAAGATAAAGATCGGCTTTATaatgaagaacaagaaaagaaagataaAGAAGTGGCTGCAAAGTTAGACGCTCTCAAGAAAGCACAAGCTTCTCTTAACGACCAAAAGGAAAAGGtccagaaagagaaggaggaggagcggaaaaagaaggaagaggaggaacgcaagaagaaagaattggaggaagagaagaagaaaaaggaggaagaagagaaaaagaaagaagaggaagataGAAAATCTCTTACCGATGCTTACTACATCATCCGTGATCGAATGCTGTTAGAAGAGCATAAACTATTAGAACCCATTGAGATTCCTGATGAAGAGCGTCATAACCACTATGACAAAGATAACAAACTGATGCCCAATGGAAAGAAGATTCTTCTACTGTCTGCCTTTGACGGTGCTGGTTCTACCGATAACGATCTGACCGATCTGTTTATGAGCAACCGTGAGGAGTATGCCAACTACCACGGATACACCCATCTTTTTGtcaacaccaccaaatACAAGAAGAACGACAAGCTCAAGCGACCTGCCGTGTGGTTTAAGCTACCTGCTATTAAAGaagcttttgaaaagttccCAGAAGTCGAGTGGATCTGGTGGGTCGATACCGATATCATTATCATGAACGAAGAAATCGACCTGGCAGCTCATGTTCTCAACCCGTATGTCCTATCTAACAGATTGACTTACGAACGACCTGTGAACGATCTTGGAGACCATTTCAGTGGATCATTATACCCCGCGCGTGATCACGTCGATGTAGACAATATCGACATCATCTTTACCCAGGATCATCTGGGTATCAATGCCGGTTCGTTCTTCATCAAGCGGTCGTGGTTTGCCGAGTTCGTGCTCGACATGTGGGGCGACAAGTTCCTGATCGAGTCGAAATTCCCCCGAGAAGAACAGGACGCATTTATCTACCTGTTCACTAACCACAAAACGGTGTTCCACCACACCGGTCTCGTTCCCCAGCGCATGATGAACGCGTACCACGGCTACTACCTCCATACAGCCAACTGGCAAGAAGGTGATCTGTGTATCCACTTTGCCGGTCACAACAAGGGACTCGGGTTCGAGAAGAACTTTGCCCACTACTGGGGACTGCGTAAGCGAGTTCCCAAGGAGTTCCAAATTAACGTCCCCGAAGAAGAGGCCAAACTCAAGGTGATTGCCGATAAAGCccagaaagagaaggaagagCAAGAACGGcaaaagaaggagaaagaagagcaagaaaagaaagagaaagaagaaaaagagaaacaagaaaaggaagaaaaggaaaagaacGGCAAACAATAg
- the FPK1 gene encoding serine/threonine protein kinase FPK1, whose amino-acid sequence MHRNRSRAMTVPSRPMNGSSPSIVGSINPGGDFESGLNGNGNSNGFRVVSAGSSSSSSNLPQKLKNLFRLSSFSNSNSVGGESSGSGAGHLTTGTHHTGSGTELSSGNPNTTDSSPAIGSENTPELSLAHTGDDADASDSPDTPNPVANDSTNWGFKSSPGPSDILAKPPKRSFLGRLRSPSSPSPMLLTPDPEEGQESSPPPLPKGLSVSAQASPSLRPVNAPSDTVASANPYFSYQGQPAHAQQREEQQQHLHQGHGQAQKAQLQHSQQHYSSNQHQNDHQHPNQNLHQQHQQQSQPTQNTSRPQNRRNNSHSLFSFSSFLGDHSNSNHNHGRNTNTNKELASSTNDENNGASDLKSDSTVSAGSDGGYIVNGANHSTTNASTPLAENDITIVALPAEDHEEPLAPPSKGIFSRNLRRVASAPNEIKNMLLNSPQVRPADGPSGTIPSGGINGTGNQASSNTNTSDNATAIGADNSRPDQGTGISSHSISTSNNGLKANKSSSTGLTTTTFSKARSPSTPKVYNRSYSRSSIKICDVEVTPSSFDKIKLLGKGDVGKVYLVREKKTNHLYAMKVLSKREMIKRNKIKRALAEQEILATSNHPFIVTLYHSFQSDEHLYLCMEYCMGGEFFRALQTREGKSLKEDDARFYAAEVTAALEYLHLMGYIYRDLKPENILLHQSGHIMLSDFDLSKQSGSEAAPTIVNGSGRSGGGSSSNLPAIDTKACIADFRTNSFVGTEEYIAPEVIRGNGHTSAVDWWTLGILLFEMLFGTTPFKGKNRNATFANILKSDVNFYDVQPVSSNCKSIIRKLLIKDENKRLGSRAGASDIKGHPFFKTTQWALLRNRVPPIIPVQGKGRDAVNFRKMKESGSVDFDEETPYDANANSTHSSAGDPSEPSNFAPDPFSNFNSITLHHDGGDADGNAYYDDSDAEEEETTTAAPSGRQSPLANPSSTHTSVPGSPKVYNGFGSDMETDISTHHSVFSGAGSSSPSLFKPYFKGFTTSLKN is encoded by the coding sequence ATGCATAGGAACAGATCCAGAGCCATGACGGTGCCGTCTAGGCCCATGAATGGTAGTAGTCCATCTATCGTTGGATCAATTAACCCTGGTGGTGATTTTGAATCTGGTCTGAATGGTAATGGAAACTCCAACGGTTTTAGAGTCGTCTCAGCAggctcgtcttcttcatctaGTAATCTTCCACAAAAGTTGAAGAATCTGTTTCGATTGAGTTCGTTCTCTAATAGTAATAGCGTTGGTGGTGAATCcagtggttctggtgcGGGTCACTTGACAACTGGTACTCACCACACAGGATCGGGAACTGAGCTTTCTTCCGGTAATCCCAATACTACCGATTCAAGTCCTGCTATTGGCTCTGAAAACACTCCTGAGTTGTCATTGGCTCATACCGgagatgatgctgatgccagTGATAGTCCTGATACTCCCAATCCTGTGGCTAATGATTCGACAAATTGGGGTTTCAAGTCATCTCCAGGTCCTTCTGACATTTTGGCAAAGCCACCAAAGAGATCCTTTTTAGGACGTCTTCGATCACCTTCGAGTCCATCTCCAATGCTACTaaccccagaccctgaagAAGGTCAAGAATcatcacctccacctcTACCAAAGGGCTTGTCAGTCAGTGCTCAAGCTAGCCCATCTTTAAGGCCTGTTAATGCTCCCTCTGACACAGTTGCTTCTGCTAATCCTTATTTCTCTTACCAAGGACAGCCTGCTCATGCTCAACAAcgagaagagcagcagcaacattTGCATCAAGGACATGGACAGGCACAAAAAGCACAATTACAGCATTCACAACAGCATTATTCTTCGAACCAGCATCAAAATGACCATCAGCATCCTAACCAGAACctacaccagcagcatcaacagcagtcaCAACCGACTCAGAACACTTCAAGACCTCAGAATCGTCGCAACAATAGTCACTCGTTGTTTTCCTTTTCCAGTTTTCTGGGTGATCATTCAAATAGCAATCATAACCATGGCAGGaacaccaacaccaataaAGAACTCGCCAGCAGTACAAATGATGAGAATAATGGAGCATCTGATCTAAAGTCTGATTCGACAGTATCTGCCGGATCCGATGGTGGTTATATTGTCAATGGTGCCAATCATAGTACCACGAACGCATCAACTCCTTTGGCTGAGAATGATATTACTATAGTAGCTCTGCCAGCTGAAGATCATGAGGAACCTTTGGCACCTCCTAGCAAGGGTATCTTTTCTCGCAATCTTCGACGAGTAGCATCTGCTCCTAATGAGATCAAGAATATGCTCCTCAATTCACCACAAGTACGCCCTGCTGATGGACCATCTGGTACTATTCCCAGTGGTGGTATAAATGGAACTGGCAATCAAGCTAGCAGTAATACGAATACCTCAGATAATGCTACGGcaattggtgctgataatTCTCGTCCAGACCAAGGTACAGGAATCTCTTCACATAGCATCTCTACCTCTAACAATGGTCTCAAGGCAAACAAATCCAGTTCTACTGGATTGACCACAACGACCTTCAGCAAAGCCAGGTCTCCCTCTACACCGAAGGTGTATAACCGATCGTACTCTCGAAGCTCTATAAAAATTTGTGATGTCGAGGTCACCCCCTCGTCATTTGACAAAATCAAGCTACTCGGTAAAGGAGATGTCGGTAAAGTGTACTTGGTAcgagagaagaaaacaaatcattTGTACGCCATGAAAGTGCTGAGTAAACGAGAAATGATTAAACGAAATAAGATAAAACGTGCATTGGCAGAACAGGAGATTCTTGCTACCAGTAACCATCCTTTCATTGTCACTCTATATCATTCATTTCAGTCTGATGAGCATCTTTATCTTTGCATGGAGTATTGTATGGGAGGAGAGTTTTTCCGGGCTTTACAGACACGAGAGGGCAAGTCTCTTAAAGAAGACGACGCTCGTTTCTATGCTGCCGAAGTTACAGCTGCTCTTGAATATTTGCATCTGATGGGTTATATTTACCGTGACCTTAAGCCAGAAAATATCTTGTTGCATCAATCTGGTCATATCATGTTGTCGGACTTTGATTTGTCGAAACAGTCCGGTTCTGAGGCAGCACCTACAATTGTCAATGGATCTGGTCGTAGCGGTGGAGGGTCCAGCAGTAACCTTCCAGCTATTGATACCAAGGCATGTATCGCAGATTTCAGGACGAATTCGTTTGTGGGTACAGAAGAGTACATAGCACCGGAAGTGATTCGAGGCAATGGACATACCAGTGCAGTGGACTGGTGGACTTTAGGTATTTTGTTATTTGAGATGCTATTTGGCACCACCCCGTTCAAGGGCAAGAATCGTAATGCGACTTTTgcaaatattttgaaaagcGACGTGAATTTCTACGATGTACAACCAGTTTCCAGTAACTGTAAGTCTATCATTCGTAAACTGTTGATCAAAGACGAGAATAAACGATTAGGTTCAAGAGCCGGTGCATCAGATATCAAGGGACATCCGTTCTTTAAAACCACTCAATGGGCATTGCTTCGAAACCGAGTACCACCCATTATACCAGTTCAAGGAAAAGGACGTGATGCAGTGAATTTCCGAAAAATGAAAGAAAGCGGCAGTGTTGactttgatgaagaaacaCCGTAtgatgccaatgccaaTTCCACACACAGCTCAGCTGGTGATCCATCAGAGCCATCGAACTTTGCACCCGATCCATTTTCCAACTTCAACTCCATCACACTTCACCATGACGGAGGTGATGCTGACGGCAATGCATATTATGATGATAGCGAtgctgaggaagaagaaaccactacagcagcaccatCCGGCCGACAGTCGCCTCTTGCGAACCCCTCGAGCACGCATACATCCGTTCCAGGGTCACCAAAAGTGTACAACGGATTCGGGTCCGACATGGAAACAGACATCAGCACACATCATTCAGTATTCTCGGGTGCAGGTTCCTCGTCACCCAGTCTGTTCAAGCCATATTTCAAGGGATTTACCACCAGTCTAAAAAATTAG